In Haloarcula salinisoli, one genomic interval encodes:
- the aroC gene encoding chorismate synthase, whose translation MNGNEFGRLFRLTTYGESHGEAMGCTVSGVPAGVELSEAEIQKDLDRRKPGQSMITTSRGEPDKVKLNSGIQDGYTTGTPIGMVIQNKDARSGKYEPFITAPRPSHGDFTYSAKFGTRNWGGGGRSSARETVNWVAAGGVAKQVLEQSDFDVQIKAHVCQIGDVVADDVTFEEMLEHSEENEVRCADPEAAEEMRDLADKHQKEGDSIGGAIYFECQGVPRGLGAPRFDSIPSRLGQAMYSIPAVTDLALGVGRDARTMRGSEYTEDWEFSEDGDPVPVGNDHGGLQGGITTGDPIYGEVTWHAPVSFPKTQKTVDWETGEEKEITVTGRHDPVLPPRAVPVVEAMLYCTVLDFMLLGGRINPDRLDGRPGEYDTDYHPSSPQNDPEDADTHAKTIDKDQ comes from the coding sequence ATGAACGGCAACGAGTTCGGCCGGCTCTTCCGGCTGACGACCTACGGTGAGTCTCACGGCGAAGCGATGGGCTGTACGGTCTCGGGCGTCCCAGCGGGCGTCGAACTCTCCGAAGCGGAGATACAGAAGGACTTAGACCGGCGCAAACCCGGCCAGTCGATGATTACGACCTCCCGGGGCGAACCGGACAAGGTGAAGCTCAACTCCGGGATTCAGGACGGCTACACCACGGGGACGCCCATCGGAATGGTCATCCAGAACAAGGACGCCCGCTCGGGCAAGTACGAGCCGTTCATCACGGCTCCGCGACCCTCACACGGCGACTTCACGTACTCCGCGAAGTTCGGAACACGGAACTGGGGCGGTGGCGGCCGCTCGTCGGCCCGCGAGACAGTCAACTGGGTCGCCGCCGGCGGCGTCGCCAAGCAGGTCCTCGAGCAGTCGGATTTCGACGTCCAGATCAAGGCCCACGTCTGCCAGATCGGCGACGTGGTCGCCGACGACGTGACCTTCGAGGAGATGCTCGAACACAGCGAGGAAAACGAGGTCCGCTGTGCCGACCCCGAGGCCGCCGAGGAGATGCGCGACCTCGCAGATAAACACCAGAAGGAGGGCGACTCGATCGGCGGCGCTATCTACTTCGAATGTCAGGGCGTCCCTCGCGGGCTGGGTGCGCCCCGTTTCGACTCGATTCCCTCGCGGCTCGGCCAGGCGATGTACTCTATCCCCGCCGTGACGGACCTCGCACTCGGCGTCGGTCGGGACGCCCGCACGATGCGGGGCTCGGAGTACACCGAAGACTGGGAGTTCTCGGAGGACGGCGACCCGGTCCCCGTCGGTAACGACCACGGCGGCCTCCAGGGTGGTATCACGACCGGCGACCCCATCTACGGCGAAGTGACCTGGCACGCGCCCGTCTCCTTCCCGAAGACCCAGAAGACAGTCGACTGGGAAACCGGCGAGGAGAAGGAGATTACGGTCACCGGTCGTCACGACCCCGTGCTCCCGCCGCGTGCCGTCCCGGTCGTCGAAGCGATGCTGTACTGCACCGTGCTTGACTTCATGCTGCTGGGCGGACGCATCAATCCGGACCGGCTCGACGGTCGGCCCGGGGAATACGACACGGACTACCACCCCTCCAGCCCGCAGAACGACCCGGAGGACGCCGACACCCACGCGAAAACTATCGACAAGGACCAATAA
- a CDS encoding ABC transporter ATP-binding protein, translated as MTDDAIGAEGVELTYADGTQAVRGIDLTVPRGEFFGFLGPNGAGKTTTIKTLVTLLRPTAGSITVNGFDALREGRAVRETVGYMAQETSIDPELTARENLRFACDSYGVARSERAERIDELLDLVGLADVADKRADDFSGGMKKRLDAATALVHRPPLVFLDEPTTGLDPKARNRLWEYFRRINERGTTIFLTTQYLEEADALCERLAVILDGEIVSEGSPAELKREVGGEILEVDVDGGESDRQAAADIARSVDLFEADATVDVTTEGITVTSERARSRGTDLLVALRDADIAVTGFNVRAPTLDDVFLAITGEHVETEKGSEPVDSLAADGGTGP; from the coding sequence GTGACCGACGACGCAATCGGTGCCGAGGGCGTGGAGCTCACCTACGCCGACGGGACCCAGGCCGTGCGGGGTATCGACCTGACGGTCCCGCGTGGGGAGTTCTTCGGCTTTCTCGGGCCCAACGGCGCAGGCAAGACCACGACCATCAAGACACTCGTGACCCTCCTTCGGCCGACGGCTGGCTCCATCACGGTCAACGGGTTCGACGCGCTGCGGGAGGGGCGGGCGGTCCGCGAGACGGTGGGATACATGGCTCAAGAGACGAGTATCGACCCCGAACTCACCGCTCGCGAGAACCTCCGCTTTGCCTGTGATTCCTACGGCGTGGCCCGAAGCGAGCGGGCCGAGCGCATCGACGAACTGCTGGACCTCGTGGGCCTCGCCGACGTGGCCGACAAGCGGGCAGACGACTTCTCGGGCGGGATGAAGAAACGCCTCGACGCCGCGACGGCGCTAGTTCACCGGCCGCCGCTCGTGTTCCTCGACGAGCCCACGACCGGACTCGACCCGAAGGCCCGCAACCGCCTCTGGGAGTACTTCCGACGTATCAACGAGCGCGGGACGACCATCTTCCTGACCACCCAGTATCTGGAGGAGGCCGACGCCCTCTGTGAGCGGCTGGCCGTCATCCTCGACGGCGAAATCGTCTCCGAGGGCTCGCCGGCGGAACTCAAACGCGAGGTCGGCGGGGAGATTCTGGAAGTGGACGTCGACGGCGGAGAAAGCGACAGGCAAGCGGCCGCCGACATCGCTCGCTCGGTCGACCTCTTCGAGGCCGACGCGACCGTCGACGTGACCACGGAGGGCATCACCGTGACCTCCGAGCGGGCCCGCTCGCGGGGGACCGACCTGCTGGTCGCGCTGCGGGACGCCGACATCGCCGTGACGGGGTTCAACGTCCGGGCACCGACGCTCGATGACGTGTTCCTCGCCATTACTGGCGAACACGTCGAGACCGAGAAGGGCTCCGAGCCGGTAGATTCCCTCGCTGCCGACGGGGGGACTGGCCCGTGA
- a CDS encoding uracil-DNA glycosylase, translating to MDANQESMSNPFGMDEQCQNCPELCDTRENVVHGYGDVGAEFIVLGDSPAAGTDESGIPFTDEQERELLDILDAVDMVEDPDAEEPELKNTFLTYVTRCRHPERDATDEEVVNCEPYLNSEIRMINPEILLPVGQRPLEELAFEYTTLSEDELDIDERHATTIRGRGFEILPMIPPADQTDEERTAFLDHFSDVLGQDYRQTKGRRGR from the coding sequence ATGGACGCCAATCAGGAGTCGATGTCGAACCCCTTCGGCATGGACGAACAGTGCCAGAACTGCCCGGAGCTGTGTGACACTCGCGAGAACGTCGTCCACGGCTACGGTGACGTGGGTGCGGAGTTCATCGTGCTGGGCGACTCGCCCGCGGCGGGAACCGACGAGTCGGGCATTCCCTTTACCGACGAGCAGGAACGGGAACTGCTCGACATCCTCGACGCCGTCGACATGGTCGAGGACCCCGACGCCGAGGAACCGGAACTCAAGAACACCTTCCTGACCTACGTCACTCGCTGTCGCCACCCCGAGCGCGACGCCACCGACGAGGAGGTGGTCAACTGCGAGCCGTATCTCAACAGCGAGATACGGATGATAAACCCGGAAATCCTCCTCCCCGTCGGGCAGCGCCCCCTCGAAGAACTGGCCTTCGAGTACACGACGCTGAGCGAGGACGAACTCGACATCGATGAGCGCCACGCGACGACCATCCGCGGGCGTGGATTCGAGATTCTCCCGATGATTCCGCCGGCCGACCAGACCGACGAAGAACGAACTGCCTTCCTCGACCACTTCAGCGACGTGCTGGGTCAGGACTACCGCCAGACGAAAGGTCGGCGGGGTCGGTAA
- a CDS encoding bacterio-opsin activator domain-containing protein — MSVVTEITVAASEFLLGRVLARGSVADIELERAVPASGQVMPYIWVSDRDLPEFERQVRTSPHVARLIALDVVNNQGMYRIEWADDGESLVYGLSETGATILAAGGDDIWELLLRFDDYGGLARFHTYCRRDGIEISLDRVYSPEEIEQVGGEDLRTQL, encoded by the coding sequence ATGTCAGTCGTCACCGAAATCACGGTCGCAGCCAGCGAGTTTCTCCTGGGGAGGGTTCTCGCACGGGGTTCCGTGGCGGACATAGAGCTGGAGCGAGCGGTTCCGGCCTCCGGACAGGTGATGCCCTACATCTGGGTGAGCGACCGGGACCTGCCCGAGTTCGAGCGGCAGGTCCGAACGAGCCCGCACGTCGCGCGGCTGATTGCTCTGGACGTGGTCAACAATCAGGGGATGTACCGCATCGAGTGGGCCGACGACGGCGAGAGCCTCGTCTACGGGCTCTCGGAGACCGGGGCGACGATTCTCGCGGCGGGCGGCGACGATATCTGGGAGTTGCTCCTCCGGTTCGACGACTACGGCGGCCTGGCCAGATTCCACACCTACTGTCGACGCGACGGTATCGAAATCTCTCTGGACCGGGTCTACTCCCCCGAAGAGATAGAACAGGTGGGCGGCGAGGACCTCCGCACCCAGCTCTGA
- a CDS encoding PGF-pre-PGF domain-containing protein — protein MISGTGLPDGWGYRVGAICIAVVVCSALAPAVTANPGMSFRGTTVSETTVAVGENVTVTSTVKNAGSSGGGYTFEFERDGVDFAEPRVSVPSQETRTVSRNVSFGEPGTYEVTVNDELAAVVTVQTARARIVAENETRRRIDVRANGTSQSESATVDLPQTSAAFGLERWSTRTGQSAFRQELTVYSNRSVVPETLPSSTDSTLLGVLTVNSTATVEQSTVQFRVERSALANSSLSRDEVVMYQPNGTTWDRLETAVVAERSDAVVYESTATRGSTYVVGTIDPNVDVASTTLRSAVTENGRLLTFEAVLNNTAPVATEHNSTLLVNGEQVNETRVSIPGAGESSVSLSYRVTEPGIYRLVLDESDPVRISLGQSELGTVESGAVTETTTETQEPTVDGSDENASEQALLSSTVFGLEVQYLLGGIGVALLLFLGILLILSGTDVGSSDDIDQF, from the coding sequence ATGATCTCAGGCACTGGGTTGCCGGATGGGTGGGGGTATCGGGTAGGAGCAATCTGTATCGCCGTCGTCGTCTGTTCAGCGCTGGCGCCAGCTGTGACAGCCAACCCGGGGATGAGCTTTCGGGGGACGACAGTCTCCGAGACCACGGTCGCGGTCGGCGAGAACGTCACCGTGACGTCGACGGTCAAGAACGCCGGTAGCTCCGGCGGCGGGTACACGTTCGAATTCGAACGCGATGGCGTTGATTTCGCGGAGCCGCGAGTTTCAGTACCTTCACAGGAAACGAGGACTGTCTCCCGGAACGTGTCGTTCGGGGAACCTGGGACCTACGAGGTCACGGTGAACGACGAACTGGCTGCTGTGGTGACCGTACAGACTGCGAGAGCCCGCATCGTCGCGGAAAACGAGACCCGACGCCGAATCGACGTCCGAGCGAACGGGACCTCTCAGTCCGAGTCCGCCACCGTGGACCTGCCACAGACGAGCGCTGCCTTCGGTCTGGAGCGGTGGTCGACACGGACCGGACAGTCGGCCTTCCGACAGGAACTGACGGTGTACAGCAATCGGTCTGTGGTGCCGGAGACGCTACCGAGTTCGACTGATTCGACGCTCCTTGGGGTTCTCACGGTGAACAGTACAGCCACCGTCGAGCAATCGACGGTCCAGTTCAGGGTCGAACGGTCCGCGCTGGCGAACTCGTCGCTCTCCCGCGACGAGGTGGTGATGTACCAGCCGAACGGGACGACATGGGATAGACTCGAAACAGCTGTGGTAGCGGAGCGGTCTGACGCTGTCGTCTACGAGTCGACGGCAACGCGCGGGTCGACCTACGTGGTCGGAACAATCGACCCCAACGTCGATGTCGCGAGCACCACGCTCCGGTCGGCGGTGACCGAAAACGGGCGCTTACTCACCTTCGAGGCCGTTCTCAACAACACTGCGCCGGTCGCCACCGAGCACAACAGTACCCTGTTGGTCAACGGTGAGCAGGTCAACGAGACGCGGGTCTCGATTCCTGGGGCGGGGGAATCGTCCGTGTCACTCTCGTATCGGGTCACGGAGCCAGGCATCTACAGGTTGGTTCTCGACGAGTCTGACCCCGTTCGGATATCCCTCGGCCAGTCCGAGCTGGGGACCGTAGAATCGGGAGCAGTAACGGAGACGACCACGGAGACCCAGGAGCCGACGGTCGATGGGAGCGACGAAAACGCCTCGGAGCAGGCTCTCTTGTCGTCGACGGTGTTCGGGCTCGAGGTGCAGTATCTGCTGGGCGGTATCGGAGTCGCCTTGCTGTTGTTTTTGGGTATCTTGCTCATCCTGAGCGGGACCGATGTCGGTAGCTCCGACGACATCGACCAGTTCTAG
- a CDS encoding ribbon-helix-helix domain-containing protein produces MADYTTVSIPKDLAERVEETIEGTSFSSTSDLVRFLLRSIVVEHQREGELTEAQFQDITDQLRDLGYLE; encoded by the coding sequence ATGGCCGATTACACCACGGTCTCGATACCGAAAGACCTCGCCGAACGCGTCGAGGAGACTATCGAGGGGACCAGCTTCTCCAGTACGTCGGACCTCGTCCGTTTCCTGCTTCGCAGTATCGTGGTCGAACACCAGCGCGAAGGGGAACTGACGGAGGCACAGTTCCAGGATATCACTGACCAGCTGCGGGACCTGGGCTACCTGGAGTAG
- a CDS encoding CBS domain-containing protein — MQVRELMSTDVVTVAVGATLADAADRLLDAGVGSVIVVEDGDPVGILTESAVLRAARDTGSPLGDIDIRDVGHGAVVTTTPSKAVTTVARLMADEGVKKVPVLDGLDLVGIVTLTDIVWALPSLREEATAMEGVRDKWSPR; from the coding sequence ATGCAGGTCCGCGAACTCATGTCGACCGACGTGGTCACGGTCGCAGTCGGCGCGACCCTGGCCGACGCTGCCGATAGACTGCTCGATGCGGGCGTTGGTTCTGTCATCGTCGTCGAGGATGGGGACCCGGTCGGTATCCTCACCGAATCGGCCGTCCTCCGGGCCGCGCGGGACACCGGCAGCCCACTCGGTGATATCGACATCCGCGACGTGGGCCACGGGGCTGTCGTGACGACCACCCCATCGAAGGCAGTAACCACCGTCGCTCGGCTGATGGCCGACGAGGGCGTCAAAAAGGTCCCGGTGCTCGACGGCCTGGATTTGGTCGGCATCGTGACACTGACCGACATCGTCTGGGCGCTCCCGTCGCTCCGGGAGGAGGCGACGGCGATGGAGGGGGTCCGTGACAAGTGGAGCCCGCGGTGA
- a CDS encoding DUF6069 family protein: MATISSRYPIATGAGDLTRRTTGGVLVGVVAALVVSAIVTTLGLDLGVSGAQSPFGAVPIVMSTVVSGAGAAVAYAVLVRVTDRPVRKFTVLSAGVFVVMLIPVVAIAPSLGLTAVGQGVLVLLHVAVAVPLVAFVAGAVRL, from the coding sequence ATGGCAACAATCTCTTCACGCTATCCCATCGCCACAGGCGCCGGAGACCTCACGCGCCGTACGACCGGCGGCGTCCTCGTCGGCGTCGTCGCGGCGCTCGTCGTCTCCGCCATCGTTACCACACTCGGCCTCGACCTCGGCGTAAGCGGCGCCCAGAGCCCGTTCGGCGCAGTTCCCATCGTCATGTCGACCGTCGTCTCCGGCGCCGGCGCCGCCGTCGCCTACGCTGTCCTGGTCCGCGTCACCGACCGACCGGTCCGGAAATTCACGGTGTTGTCGGCCGGCGTCTTCGTCGTGATGCTCATCCCCGTCGTCGCTATCGCGCCGTCGCTGGGCCTCACCGCGGTCGGACAGGGCGTCCTCGTCCTGTTACACGTCGCCGTCGCCGTCCCGCTGGTCGCGTTCGTCGCTGGCGCGGTTCGTCTGTAA
- a CDS encoding VOC family protein, which produces MRSTPEWFTLEAKDIDRMTVFYDAFLELDVVDEAERETVLAAGDTELRLRAPGSVPRGGLHTHYALTVPEREYDDWYDRLDERFDLVEHSFGDARSLYFYDPEGNCVELGESDVDGDGVTGLFELVLEVEQLDAAVDFYERLGFEIVDDGREEGRVRLTTGEFDLELWSPRLGIADARGGVHVDFGVGADDPGAVAREVADDALSVTSVEEGVRIRDPDGHYVTLVA; this is translated from the coding sequence ATGCGCAGCACTCCCGAGTGGTTCACACTGGAGGCGAAAGATATCGACCGCATGACAGTCTTCTACGACGCCTTCCTCGAACTCGACGTGGTCGATGAAGCCGAGCGAGAGACGGTCCTCGCGGCCGGTGACACCGAACTCCGCCTCCGCGCGCCCGGCTCCGTCCCGCGTGGTGGCCTCCACACCCACTACGCGCTGACCGTCCCGGAACGCGAGTACGACGACTGGTACGACCGACTCGACGAGCGGTTCGACCTCGTCGAGCACAGCTTCGGCGACGCTCGGTCGCTGTACTTCTACGACCCCGAGGGCAACTGCGTGGAGCTCGGTGAGAGTGACGTCGATGGCGACGGCGTCACCGGCCTCTTCGAGCTGGTACTGGAAGTCGAACAGCTGGACGCGGCCGTCGACTTCTACGAACGGCTCGGTTTCGAAATCGTCGACGATGGCCGCGAGGAGGGCCGTGTCCGCCTCACCACCGGCGAGTTCGACCTCGAACTGTGGTCGCCCCGGCTGGGCATCGCCGACGCCCGCGGCGGCGTCCACGTCGACTTCGGCGTCGGCGCCGACGACCCCGGGGCCGTCGCTCGCGAGGTAGCCGACGACGCGCTGTCGGTCACGTCGGTCGAAGAAGGCGTGCGAATCCGGGACCCCGACGGGCACTACGTGACGCTGGTCGCGTGA
- a CDS encoding ABC transporter permease — protein sequence MSSERPTADEEPAEITRSGNSFRGDVWVNFVRWNIKAVRNPFVLVVSLVQPIIFLVLFTQVFGQVATGAVNQGAAEISYETYLVPAICMQVALAAAATSGVGLVNDIENGMFEKVLVSPMNRTAVFLGKTAAEVVRIAAQILIIIGLGVLLGAEVATGAVGALGIVGVGILFSFWFSALSNTIAVITKDQESTIIGANLLQFPLLFVSTAFLPLAVLPGWIQTVARFNPVTYGVDAARAIMLGRDVMTVVEITAFGGIYDTLVPAVAVLLALAVAFGSVAVHMLQRASSANVQ from the coding sequence GTGAGCTCCGAGCGTCCGACGGCGGACGAGGAGCCAGCCGAAATTACCCGCTCGGGCAACTCCTTCCGGGGCGACGTCTGGGTCAACTTCGTCCGCTGGAACATCAAGGCGGTCCGGAACCCGTTCGTCCTCGTCGTCTCGCTCGTCCAGCCCATCATCTTCCTCGTCCTCTTTACGCAGGTGTTCGGCCAGGTCGCCACGGGCGCGGTGAATCAGGGGGCCGCGGAGATCAGCTACGAGACCTATCTGGTGCCCGCTATCTGTATGCAGGTGGCCCTGGCGGCAGCGGCGACCTCCGGCGTTGGACTGGTCAACGACATCGAGAACGGGATGTTCGAGAAGGTGCTGGTCAGCCCGATGAACCGGACCGCCGTGTTCCTGGGCAAGACCGCCGCCGAGGTCGTCCGCATCGCGGCCCAGATACTCATCATCATCGGGCTGGGCGTCCTGCTGGGGGCGGAGGTCGCGACGGGTGCCGTCGGCGCGCTGGGCATCGTCGGGGTGGGTATCCTCTTTTCGTTCTGGTTCAGCGCGCTCTCGAACACCATCGCCGTCATCACGAAAGACCAGGAGTCGACCATCATCGGCGCGAACCTGCTCCAGTTCCCGCTGTTGTTCGTCTCGACGGCCTTCCTCCCGCTGGCGGTCCTCCCGGGATGGATTCAGACCGTCGCGCGGTTCAACCCCGTGACATACGGCGTCGACGCTGCGCGAGCTATCATGCTCGGTCGTGATGTGATGACAGTCGTCGAGATAACGGCGTTCGGTGGCATCTACGACACGCTCGTCCCGGCGGTCGCGGTTCTGCTCGCGCTGGCGGTCGCCTTTGGCAGCGTCGCCGTCCACATGCTCCAGCGAGCGTCCAGCGCGAACGTCCAGTAG
- a CDS encoding DUF5779 family protein, with product MSDFEGLDLQAVEDQMAADEETGGSHSVVLGVLDGTTDDAEWVDAIEDDQVLVLNVDGDLNELASGFARPVKDAGGDLMHFRGFLVVTPAGVRIDKSRLDT from the coding sequence ATGAGTGATTTCGAGGGGCTGGACCTGCAAGCCGTCGAGGACCAGATGGCGGCCGACGAGGAGACCGGCGGGAGCCACAGCGTCGTCCTGGGCGTACTCGACGGGACGACCGACGACGCGGAGTGGGTCGACGCCATCGAGGACGACCAGGTGCTCGTGTTGAACGTCGACGGCGACCTGAACGAACTCGCGTCGGGCTTTGCCCGACCGGTGAAAGACGCCGGCGGCGACCTGATGCACTTCCGGGGCTTTCTCGTCGTGACGCCGGCGGGCGTGCGAATCGACAAGAGCCGCCTCGACACCTGA
- the aroA gene encoding 3-phosphoshikimate 1-carboxyvinyltransferase, translated as MDITIGTSTVAGEAQAPPSKSYTHRALLAAGYADGATVKAPLVSADTKATMRAVTAYGGSVDRSDEQAIEVDGFDGRPETPDTVIDCANSGTTMRLVTATAALQDRLTVLTGDDSLRSRPQGPLLDAVGQLEGRAESTRENGQAPLVVGGAVDGGSVAIPGDVSSQYITALLMAGAVTDEGIDIELTTELKSSPYVDITLEVLADYGVTAERTTDGFTVAGGQSYDPAGGEYHVPGDFSSISYLLAMGALAAPEGMTVTSAVPSAQGDTAIVDILDRMGATLSWDRESGEITVERSELSGIEVGVEDTPDLLPTIATLGAAADGVTRITDAEHVRYKETDRVSAMAEELTKMGARVEEKRDELVVYGEDSELRGTTVDGKADHRIIMSLAVAGLVADGETTVTGAEHVDVSFPNFFDLLESLGAAVER; from the coding sequence ATGGATATCACCATCGGCACGTCGACGGTCGCAGGGGAGGCACAGGCCCCACCGTCGAAGAGCTACACCCACCGGGCCCTCCTCGCGGCGGGCTACGCCGACGGCGCGACAGTCAAAGCGCCGCTCGTGAGCGCCGACACGAAGGCGACGATGCGGGCCGTCACGGCCTACGGCGGCAGCGTCGACCGGAGCGACGAGCAGGCCATCGAAGTCGACGGCTTCGACGGCCGTCCCGAGACGCCCGACACCGTCATCGACTGCGCAAACAGCGGCACGACGATGCGACTCGTCACCGCCACAGCGGCGCTCCAGGACCGGCTGACGGTGCTGACGGGCGACGATTCGCTGCGCTCGCGGCCACAGGGCCCACTGCTCGACGCCGTCGGCCAGCTCGAGGGCCGTGCCGAGAGCACGCGTGAGAACGGTCAGGCCCCACTCGTCGTCGGGGGCGCCGTTGACGGCGGGTCGGTGGCTATCCCCGGAGACGTCTCCTCGCAGTACATCACCGCCCTGCTGATGGCCGGGGCCGTCACCGACGAGGGCATCGATATCGAGCTGACGACCGAGCTCAAGTCCTCGCCGTACGTCGACATCACGCTCGAAGTGCTCGCAGACTACGGGGTCACGGCCGAGCGGACGACGGACGGCTTCACCGTCGCCGGCGGTCAGTCCTACGACCCAGCGGGCGGCGAGTACCACGTCCCGGGCGACTTCTCATCTATCAGCTACCTCCTCGCCATGGGTGCACTGGCCGCTCCGGAGGGGATGACCGTCACGTCGGCGGTTCCGAGCGCGCAGGGCGACACCGCCATCGTCGATATTCTCGACCGGATGGGCGCGACACTGTCCTGGGACCGCGAGAGCGGCGAAATCACGGTCGAGCGAAGCGAGCTTTCGGGAATCGAGGTCGGTGTCGAGGACACGCCGGACCTCCTGCCCACCATCGCGACGCTTGGCGCGGCCGCCGACGGTGTCACCCGCATCACCGACGCCGAACACGTCCGCTACAAGGAGACCGACCGCGTCAGCGCGATGGCCGAGGAACTGACCAAGATGGGCGCCAGAGTCGAGGAGAAACGGGACGAACTCGTCGTCTACGGCGAGGACTCCGAACTACGCGGCACAACGGTCGACGGCAAGGCAGACCACCGCATCATCATGTCACTTGCCGTCGCCGGCCTCGTGGCCGACGGCGAGACCACCGTCACCGGCGCCGAACACGTCGACGTCTCCTTCCCGAACTTCTTCGACCTGCTCGAATCTCTCGGGGCCGCAGTCGAGCGGTAG
- a CDS encoding M24 family metallopeptidase, translated as MPDFARLDDFLESTDTDGYLIDADSTDSDQYYLSGFDAPDPFVTLYDGETHLLFPRSLEFGRAKRESRATTVERYVDFDHAELVEEHGSEAAVSHVLARFLESYGVDSVAVPPRFPLRTADGLRARGVDVTPDTDGTITEIRATKTDEEIEHVRAAQKANEASMQAAEDLLSAARVADDGTLQYDGEVLTSERVKEEIEVTLLRHGCSLDETIVACGADAADPHDRGSGPLTAGEPIILDIFPRDKTTKYHADMTRTFCKGEPSDTVREWYDLTERAKTAAFDALEPGATGADVHDAVCDVYEAAGLPTLRSDDRAETGFIHSTGHGVGLDIHELPRLSPSGDELEPGHVVTIEPGLYDPDIGGIRIEDIAVVTEDGYENFTEYEQRLVV; from the coding sequence ATGCCAGACTTCGCCAGACTCGACGACTTTCTCGAATCGACCGACACGGACGGCTACCTCATCGACGCGGACTCGACGGATTCAGACCAGTACTACCTCTCCGGGTTCGACGCCCCGGACCCCTTCGTCACGCTGTACGACGGGGAGACGCACCTGCTCTTTCCCCGGAGCCTGGAGTTCGGGCGGGCCAAACGAGAGTCGCGTGCCACAACGGTCGAACGCTACGTCGATTTCGACCACGCCGAACTGGTCGAGGAGCACGGCTCGGAGGCGGCGGTCTCGCACGTACTCGCCCGATTCCTCGAGTCCTACGGCGTCGACAGTGTGGCGGTCCCGCCGCGGTTCCCGCTGCGGACCGCCGACGGCCTCCGGGCCCGGGGCGTCGACGTGACGCCCGACACCGACGGGACCATCACCGAGATTCGCGCGACCAAGACCGACGAGGAAATCGAGCACGTCCGGGCGGCACAGAAAGCCAACGAGGCGTCGATGCAGGCGGCTGAAGACCTGCTTAGTGCAGCGAGGGTAGCCGACGACGGCACGCTGCAGTACGACGGCGAGGTACTGACCAGCGAGCGCGTCAAGGAAGAGATAGAGGTGACGCTGCTGCGCCACGGCTGCTCGCTCGACGAGACTATCGTCGCCTGCGGGGCCGACGCTGCCGACCCCCACGACCGCGGTAGCGGGCCGCTGACCGCCGGGGAGCCGATCATCCTCGATATCTTCCCCCGCGACAAGACGACGAAGTACCACGCCGACATGACCCGGACGTTCTGCAAGGGCGAGCCCAGCGACACGGTACGAGAGTGGTACGACCTGACCGAGCGGGCCAAGACGGCCGCCTTCGACGCACTGGAACCCGGCGCCACGGGAGCGGACGTCCACGACGCCGTCTGTGACGTTTACGAGGCGGCTGGACTGCCGACGCTGCGCAGCGACGACCGCGCCGAGACGGGCTTCATTCACTCCACCGGCCACGGTGTCGGCCTGGACATCCACGAGCTCCCCCGGCTTTCGCCCTCGGGCGATGAACTCGAACCCGGCCACGTCGTCACCATCGAGCCGGGCCTGTACGACCCCGACATCGGTGGCATCCGCATCGAGGACATCGCCGTGGTCACCGAGGACGGCTACGAGAACTTCACCGAGTACGAACAGCGCCTGGTCGTGTGA
- a CDS encoding DUF5785 family protein, whose amino-acid sequence MEWPHDPDGEEGSEGRRKYGHAILAKKIDEDEDFPLSGEEYVSAYGDHPVRIDYETVVSVADIFEHVEETEFADFPEFHQALGEALREADLWPYRLQHA is encoded by the coding sequence ATGGAGTGGCCACACGACCCCGATGGTGAAGAGGGAAGCGAGGGCCGGCGCAAGTACGGACACGCCATCCTCGCGAAGAAAATCGACGAAGACGAAGACTTCCCGCTTTCGGGTGAGGAGTACGTCTCGGCCTACGGCGACCACCCCGTCCGAATCGACTACGAGACCGTCGTCAGCGTGGCGGATATCTTCGAGCACGTCGAGGAGACCGAGTTCGCGGACTTCCCGGAGTTCCACCAGGCGCTCGGTGAAGCACTCCGCGAAGCGGACCTGTGGCCTTACCGGCTGCAACACGCCTGA